A window of the Tachysurus fulvidraco isolate hzauxx_2018 chromosome 6, HZAU_PFXX_2.0, whole genome shotgun sequence genome harbors these coding sequences:
- the crygs2 gene encoding crystallin, gamma S2 → MGKIIFYENKNFQGRRYECDSDCSDFHVYLGCCNSIQVESGIWVVYERPNFTGYQYVVKRGEYPEFVRWMGLNDRLSSCKMINLPAGTQYKVKVFGKADFAGQSFEATDDCPSILERYNLREVHSCKVLNGYWVFYEYPNYYGRQYVLEKGEYRKPVDWGAVCPTVQSLCRLTE, encoded by the exons ATGGGGAAG ATTATTTTCTACGAGAATAAAAACTTCCAGGGCCGCCGTTATGAGTGCGACAGTGACTGCTCAGACTTCCACGTCTATCTGGGCTGCTGTAACTCCATACAGGTGGAGAGTGGCATCTGGGTGGTCTATGAGCGCCCCAATTTTACAGGCTACCAGTATGTAGTAAAACGTGGTGAATATCCCGAATTCGTTCGCTGGATGGGTCTCAATGATCGACTCAGCTCATGCAAGATGATCAACCTT CCAGCTGGGACACAGTACAAGGTGAAGGTCTTTGGCAAGGCAGACTTTGCAGGTCAGTCATTTGAGGCCACCGATGACTGCCCCTCCATTCTGGAGCGCTACAACTTGAGAGAGGTGCACTCCTGTAAGGTCCTGAATGGCTACTGGGTGTTCTATGAGTACCCCAATTACTATGGCAGGCAGTATGTCCTGGAAAAGGGTGAATATCGCAAGCCTGTTGACTGGGGTGCAGTCTGTCCTACCGTGCAGTCCTTATGCCGCCTGACTGAATAA
- the tbccd1 gene encoding TBCC domain-containing protein 1 has product MESCSANVWPRLEPFLLGALQAAPPAKLSMHYLRKMACYVRTRDGCFPRLGWHMWKHIACGKLQLPDELAWLYFETFDLLVPRPAEQKLEWAEALSQSLNPRDLDRQRSKLSVDTLQFLLFLYLQQLNRVSLRTSLIGEEWPSPRSRSPSSSSDRDAKISSQNKNWDDHAQLTFVQTHLAELLELLSDPGELSSSHQVLRDGTLSSEALQALSVLLEGTVSRGRTIHPLYRLLSRAPLQAVAGYSKVSRSYSLQKLQSWLHQALTLNPFGMSTCLRSGKKLAWALQVEGAMKRAKIARNTHMAPPGSRVVLMSQVYKQTLAKDSEKLAGANVKLHRCSEAFIYLLSPLRSVTLDKCRDSTVVLGPVETTVHMQSCENVRLVCVAGRLAVGGSTHCTIHALTPTRPLLLPGNTSLTLGPFHTHYPSLEDHMASVGLAVVPNLWDQPLIYAPDSPSPDLVCYSILPPTQLCPMVVPFLMEGDTCEVPGGLPSVYQEALEERQQRVHDWQKTVKDTHLNKEQRQKFQALVEQKFHEWLLETGRRQELDSLLPPTVTPSNPTHSSEHSLQHPKTNTLTVS; this is encoded by the exons atGGAGTCCTGCTCAGCGAACGTGTGGCCCCGTCTGGAGCCTTTCCTCCTGGGTGCTCTTCAGGCTGCACCACCAGCAAAGCTGAGCATGCACTACCTGCGAAAGATGGCCTGCTACGTGCGCACACGTGATGGCTGTTTCCCACGTCTGGGATGGCACATGTGGAAGCACATTGCCTGTGGCAAGCTGCAGTTGCCTGATGAGCTGGCCTGGCTCTACTTTGAGACCTTTGACCTGCTGGTACCTCGCCCTGCTGAGCAAAAGCTTGAGTGGGCAGAGGCTCTGTCTCAGAGCCTGAACCCTCGTGATCTGGATCGTCAGCGCAGCAAG ctgtctgtgGACACATTGCAGTTCCTGCTGTTTCTCTACCTGCAGCAGCTGAACCGGGTCTCTTTGCGCACATCTTTAATCGGTGAAGAGTGGCCAAGTCCTCGGTCTCGCTCTCCGTCATCCTCCTCTGATAGGGACGCCAAGATCAGCTCCCAAAATAAG AATTGGGATGACCATGCACAGCTCACCTTTGTGCAGACTCACCTGGCTGAACTGCTGGAGCTGCTGTCAGATCCAGGTGAGCTAAGCAGTTCACATCAGGTCCTGCGAGACGGTACACTTTCTTCCGAGGCCCTGCAGGCACTCAGTGTGCTGCTAGAGGGCACTGTGAGCCGGGGCCGCACTATTCACCCTCTCTATCGGCTACTCAGCCGTGCCCCGCTTCAGGCCGTGGCTGGATACTCAAAAGTCAGCCGCTCCTACTCGCTGCAGAAGTTGCAGAGCTGGCTGCACCAGGCACTCACACTGAACCCATTCGGCATGTCCACCTGTCTGCGCTCGGGCAAGAAGCTGGCCTGGGCTCTGCAAG TGGAAGGTGCTATGAAGCGGGCCAAGATAgcaaggaacacacacatggccCCTCCAGGCAGCAGGGTGGTGCTGATGTCCCAGGTATACAAACAGACTCTGGCTAAAGACTCTGAGAAGCTGGCTGGTGCAAATGTCAAACTGCACCGTTGCAGCGAGGCTTTTATCTACCTACTTTCACCCCTTAG GTCAGTGACGCTTGATAAATGTCGAGACAGCACTGTGGTATTGGGCCCAGTGGAGACCACAGTTCATATGCAAAGCTGCGAGAACGTGCGGCTGGTTTGTGTGGCCGGACGCTTGGCAGTTGGCGGCTCCACCCACTGCACCATTCATGCGCTCACTCCCACTAGGCCACTTTTACTGCCTGGCAACACCAGCCTCACACTCGGGccttttcacacacactacccCAGCCTGGAGGATCACATGGCCAGTGTGGGTTTGGCGGTTGTACCCAACCTCTGGGATCAGCCACTGATTTATGCGCCAGATAGTCCATCACCAGACCTGGTCTGCTACAGCATCCTACCCCCCACACAGCTCTGCCCTATGGTGGTACCATTCCTCATGGAGGGTGACACCTGCGAGGTGCCAGGAGGACTGCCGTCAGTCTACCAGGAGGCCCTAGAGGAGCGTCAGCAGAGGGTGCACGACTGGCAGAAGACGGTGAAGGACACACACCTTAACAA GGAGCAGCGGCAGAAGTTCCAGGCTCTGGTAGAGCAGAAATTTCACGAATGGCTCCTGGAGACAGGACGGAGACAGGAACTGGACAGCCTACTGCCTCCAACCGTCACGCCTTCAAACCCTACTCACAGCTCTGAACATTCTCTACAGCATCCGAAAACGAACACGCTCACAGTTTCCTGA